One Paraburkholderia agricolaris DNA segment encodes these proteins:
- a CDS encoding ABC transporter substrate-binding protein, which translates to MRTLRQIAAVSGVAFTLAAASAAAHAEKLTIMVGGATKIIYLPAKLTEQLGYFKDEGLDVEILSQPAGVDAENELLAGAVQGVVGFYDHTIDLQSKGKEVQALVIFGQVPGEVEMVSTKAAETFKSMADSKGKTLGVTGLGSSTSFLTQYLAQRAGVPSTQYTLLPVGADNSFIAAIKQNRIDAGMTTEPTVSQLLKTGDAKVLVDMRTLEGTRAALGGTYPASSFYVQRAWAESHKDDAAKLAHAFAKTLNFIATHSAEEIAAKMPKDYYGNNKDLYVGALKASLPMFTKDGKMPADGPDTVLKVLSAFNPSVKGKHIDLAKTYTNDYVSAPVKTAAK; encoded by the coding sequence ATGCGTACCTTGCGCCAGATTGCCGCTGTGTCAGGTGTTGCGTTCACCCTTGCCGCCGCTTCGGCCGCGGCTCACGCCGAGAAGCTGACGATCATGGTCGGCGGCGCCACCAAGATCATCTATCTGCCCGCCAAGCTCACGGAGCAACTCGGCTACTTCAAGGACGAAGGACTCGACGTCGAAATTCTCTCGCAACCGGCCGGCGTGGATGCTGAAAACGAACTGCTGGCTGGCGCTGTGCAAGGCGTGGTGGGCTTCTACGATCACACCATCGACTTGCAGAGCAAGGGCAAGGAAGTCCAGGCGCTGGTGATTTTCGGTCAGGTGCCGGGTGAAGTGGAAATGGTCTCCACCAAGGCTGCCGAGACGTTCAAAAGCATGGCCGACTCAAAGGGCAAGACACTGGGTGTGACCGGCCTCGGTTCGTCCACCAGCTTCCTCACGCAATACCTCGCGCAACGCGCGGGCGTGCCGTCCACGCAATACACGCTGCTGCCGGTCGGCGCGGACAACAGCTTTATCGCCGCCATCAAGCAGAACCGTATCGACGCGGGCATGACCACGGAGCCGACCGTCTCGCAGTTGCTGAAGACCGGCGACGCCAAGGTGCTGGTCGATATGCGCACGCTGGAAGGCACGCGTGCCGCGCTCGGCGGCACGTATCCGGCTTCGAGCTTCTATGTGCAGCGCGCGTGGGCCGAATCGCACAAGGACGACGCCGCGAAACTCGCGCACGCATTCGCGAAGACACTGAACTTCATCGCGACGCATAGCGCGGAAGAGATCGCCGCGAAGATGCCGAAGGACTACTACGGCAATAACAAGGACCTGTATGTCGGCGCGTTGAAGGCGTCGCTGCCGATGTTCACGAAGGACGGCAAGATGCCCGCCGACGGCCCGGACACGGTCCTCAAGGTGCTGTCGGCGTTCAATCCTTCGGTGAAGGGCAAGCACATCGATCTCGCCAAGACCTACACCAACGATTACGTGTCGGCACCGGTCAAGACCGCAGCGAAGTAA